The Diceros bicornis minor isolate mBicDic1 chromosome 24, mDicBic1.mat.cur, whole genome shotgun sequence region GAGGGGTGGTTGAAGGGAGGGACCAGGATggaggggaggaagggcaggagggCCGATGTGGTGGACCAAGAGAAGGCCAGGAGCTTAGGCACTGGTGAAGCCAAGAAACTGGGTGTGGCACAGGGTGGCCAAGGGAGCAGCCCTGGAAGGGTCCACAGAGTGAGGGGCAGCCTCTCCCCTCAGCAGAGAGAGGCCTGGCTGACAGTGACCAGGAGGGAGGTGGCTTAGGCCAGGCAGCGCCCTGCAGGGCAGGGATTTCTCAAGGGGGCATGGAGGCCCGGCCCCCACCCAGGCCAAGGCGGAGGCCTAGGCCTGGGTTAAGGGGCGGATGGGAGGCCCCGCCACCCCCTCCCCGTGAGGCTGCAGGCCTCCCGCCCGGCGGGCATACGATGGCCAGGACCCCGCAGCCCATGAGCGCCAGCGCCCAGACCCTCCCCATGAGCGGGTGGGACCGTCTCCGCCCGGCACGGAGAGGCGCGGGCCCGGGCTTTCCTGGGCCGCGGACTTGGACTGCCCCCGCCCCTGCCGTGCTCGGGCCCTTCCCGCAGAGATAAGGCCCCTCCCCCGCCGTCCCGGCAGCTCCGAGACGGCTAGGGGTGGCCGCACCCCCTTCCCCCGCACAGTCCCCGGACCCCGCAGCCGCCGTGCCCCGCTGAAGGAGGGGGAGCCCCGTCTCGGAGTCCCCCCCTTCCGAATTCCCCGGGGACGTTCCCGCTGCGGCCTGATGGACTTCCCGGGAagcggcgggggtgggggggtcgcAGAGGCCGGGACGTCCCGCGGGGGTGCGGGTGGCGCGGGCCTCCTGGTCCTGCGAGTGATGAAGGCTGGATGAGAGTCCTTGGGGGGTACCAGGCTGACTCTCCTGGCAAGTGTCCCCGGCTCTCTATCCGGAGTGTGTGTGGGAGGTTCTCGCACGCTAGTTGCATCTATTTGCATCTGGAGGTGACCGTCCCCTCCCTGGCTCTAGCATATCTGGGGGCCTGAGCAGGTGCCGGTGGGATGGGGCTGGGGGCGTGCTTTTCTGCTCCTGGGGAGCCCCCTGCACCGGATCCCGGACCCCGCGACTCCAGAGCCCCGGgcgaggggcggggctggagcccCGGGAGGAGCCTCGCCCCTTCGTGAGTCCCCGGATCCCCTGCGCCCCCTGAGCCCCCGCTCGGCAGTTGGCTAGGCCTGGGTCCTGCCCAGAGGCGGGGGTGGACCAGATGACCTTTCTGGGCCGATTGACCTGGCACCGAGCTCCCCGGGTCCAAGTTCTGGACTCAGGAGGCGGGGCGCGAGGGGCGGGTCTCAAAGGGGCGGGGTCCCGGGGTCCCTGAAAGGCTCGGACCCGGCGGGACCCACCCAGTCCGGCGTTCCTGTCTGCTCCCGCCCAGCCGCCCGCCCCGGACCCGCCGCCGCCATGCCCAAGTGCCCCAAGTGCGCCAAGGAGGTGTACTTCGGTGAGCGCGCCCCCGCCTACCCCGGGCCCCTCCGGCCCGAACCGCGGCGCACCGCGCGGCCCCACGTGGAAGCGCGGCCCACGGGCGACCTGGCCAGGCCGctcaggtgggcagggggcgccgacCCTGGGGCTCCGCCCCGGGAGTGGACACCTCAGCCCTGCCCGCGGCCGCCTGGGTGTGCGGTCGGGACCCCTGCGTCGCATGGCCCTTGGGCTCCGCGGATTCGGTGTCTCTGTGCCCTCGGTCCCGCTGGATCTCCTGTCTCTCGGTCTCCCCCTTCTCTGATCTCTCCGTTTCTGGGGCTCTCCGACTCTGGGTCTCCCCGTCTCAGGGTCCTGTTCTCCCGTCCTTTCTTAGGCGCGCCCTGGGCGGGGACCCCGCGGGACAGGAAGGAACGCGGGCTCCGGCCGCCCCTCCCAGCGCTAAGTAGAAACAGACGCGGAAACTGGCGCCCTGGGCGCAATCCCAGGCGCCCTCAGATCCTGGGCGCCGCCTTCCTGCCCCGCGCCCCAGGGCCCATCCACAGGAGGGGCAGGCGGAAGGGAGAAGTCCCCTCGCTCCCGCCAAGGAGAAGGACCCCCCACCCCGTCACTCTTGCAGAGGCCGAGGGCTTAACCCGGCAGCCTCCTGGCCCTgaggccccctccctcctcttcctcaagGGCCGGCGCCCCCTCCCGTTTGTCTGGCCAGGTTGGTGGAGGGGACTCCaggtccccctccccacccatggGGCACAGGGGCTGGCTGAGACCTTGGGTGGACCACCAGGCATGGGTGGGCCACGCCTTGGGGAGAGGTGGCTGGAGAAGGCGGGTGTGTGAGGGGGTGGGTGTGCCCTATGTCCCCAGAATAGTGTCTCACAGGGGCCTGTCTCCTTCTCTGCAGCTGAGCGGGTGACCTCCCTGGGGAAGGACTGGCACCGGCCTTGCCTGAAGTGTGAGAAATGTGGAAAGACGCTGACCTCAGGGAGCCACGCCGAGGTAGGTGGGGTCTGGAGGGCCGCAGGGACACCCCCTGGGTGAGGCTGTGACAGCTCCTCATGGCCCTTCTTTCTGCAGCATGAAGGCAAGCCCTATTGCAACCACCCCTGCTATGCGGCCATGTTCGGGCCCAAAGGTACGCACCCCACAGCCCCGACCCAGCCCCCCACAGCCCCGACCTAGCTCCCACACCCCCTACCCAGCCCCCCATAGCCCCGACCCAGCCCCCCACACCTCCTACCCAGTCCCCCATAGCCCCAACCcagcccccccagcccctggccgcCCCTCACTGCCCCCCATTTTCTCTACAGGCTTTGGGCGGGGTGGAGCTGAGAGTCACACTTTCAAGTAAACCAGGTACACCCTCATCCTGCCCAGCCCAGCGGGCCCTCAGGATGGGGTCCCTAACTCCTGAGTGAGGTCTGACCACTCGTCGGGCCTGCACTCAcctgtgtccctgtctctctctgtgcAGGCTGTGGAGACCCCATCCCTGGCTGCCTGCCGGGCCGCTGCCCCTGGCCTTACCCCCAGGCTCCTGGGGCTCCCCTGTAGACCGTCCGGCCCTCAATAAACCTGAACACTTGGAAGAcctacctgtgtgtgtgtgtgtcacggGGCGGGGTTGGGGCTGGTGGCAGGGAGCTGCGGCCGGGGTCCTGATGCCAGGCCCTGCGGGGGCTCTTGCTCTTCTTGCTGTCTTGCTGTCCACACCCCATGCCCAGCCCCGGCCCCAGGGAGGCTCAGCTCTCCAGCTTCAGACCCGAAGATGCCCCAGCCCTCCTTAGCACAGGGCGAATCAGCTTGAGCTCACGCTGGTTCCGTTTTTGAGCAGCTTTGGGGGAGCTGTGGTCGGGAGTCCTCGCCTACCCTCCCAACTTGCTGCTGCCCCACCCCTGTCCCCATTCCCCGCCCACCCCTACCCGATGCTGCCCCTCATCTGTCCCTCGCCTGTGCCCCGGGACTACCAAGTGGCCAGCTGCCTGAAGGGGGAATTTGAGGACTGGCTGTGCAGTGATGGTTGGGGGCTTTCTGGAAACTCCTGTGTCAGTTCAGGCAGCAGCTGCAGACCCGGCCACCCTCAGAGCCCTCCCCAATCCCCTTGCTGGCCACTCGCACTCCGGCCCTGGCAGATGGCCCCCCTTCCCAGGACTCTGCTGACCTAAGTGCTTAGAGGGGGCATCTCAACCCGGCATGTGGCCTCAGCAatgccctggggctctgctggGGGTATGGCAGGCCTGAGCTGGACAGGCTGTGGGGGCTCAAGGGCATCGTGTAGGGtcgggtatgtgtgtgtgtgtgacttcgTGATTCATGGAATTCCAAGAGGTGGGCGCTGGAGTGCTTCTGGTGACAGATGGGATGGGAGCGGGGAGGGGGGCCACAGAGGATGCTGAGGTGAGGCCGGGTTTCTCTGGACagtgaggggctgggggctggagtgGAGGTGTCCTTTGGGGGCCGGGGGACTGGGGGCTTTGAGACTCAGCAATGCCTTGTGGCCAGAGCGGGCACAGAGTGGGGAGTGGGTGCACAGGGAAATCTGCCCTGAGCTGCGGGCCCCTCCCGACCGAGTAGCTCTGGTCCAGGTGGGGGCAGCTTAGAGAGCTGACACCTGCAGGAAGCGGATCAGCTAGGCCTCAGGTGGGAAGAAGAGGACCCAGACCAAAGGCCTAGCAGGTGCGAAGGGCCAGAGAGGGAATGGGCTCACTGGGTTCCAGAACCACCGCCGgctgcggggggtggggggtgggggagctaTGGACTGTGGCAGCTGCAGGGCACTATGAGGGAGTTAACAGGGTGGCTACAAAGGCCTTCGGGCTGTGGAgacagaaggcagggccagactGGAGCCCTCTCCTTGTCCCAGCCAGAGCTGAAGGTGGACCCCGGAGGGGACTGAAGGTGGGGGGGAGCAGGCAGCAATGCCCCCTGCTGGTGTGGGAGGTGAGTGGGATGTGGGGCCAGCAGGGCTGGCCACTGAGCTCAGCGTGGGTAGGGTGGGGGTGCCTGGGGTAGAGGCCAAGGTCTGGAAAAGGGGGTCGGTTGTGGGGAACACACGGGGTGAGGAGCTGGCTATGCCTGAGAGAGAGGCGGCAGAGGTGAGGAGCGGGAGGAAGATGGGGGATGGGGGACCGCACTTCCTGTGGGCCTGGCCAAGGCTGGGGGCGTTGTTGGGGCAGGCTGGGGTTCAGCGAGGACTGATACCTTTCttgttccctctctctctccctcttccttctgtcccctctcactctcttttttacagtttattgaggtataatttacattccATAAAATTCACCCGAGCACATTCAGTGATTTAACCAGTTCACAGAGTTCTGCGACCGTCAGCACAATCCAGTTCTAGACCATTCTCACCCACAAAAATCCCCTCCTGCCCATTTGCCATGGCTCCCGGTCCCCATCTCCTCCCAGGCCCCCCTGCTCTGCCTCCTGTCTCCACGCTCACTCTCCTGGGCGTGTCACACACGTACAGTGCACATACAGTACAGGGTTTTGTGTCTGGCCTCTTCCACGTCTGAGGTCACCCGTGCTGAACGTGTCCGTGTTACTGCCAACCAGTCCTCCACCGGGTGGCTCACTGCACAGCGGGGCCTTTTGGGCTGCTTGGTGTCTGGCTGTTAATAACAAAGCTGTATGTACCTCCGTGTAGGTGACTCGAGGTCTCACAGCCTGGGCCCTGGCATTGCTGGGTCCGGCGGTAAACTTGTGTCTAACTCTGAAAGAACCGCCAGACCACTTCCCAAAAGTGGCTGTGCTGACGTTCCTTCAAAGCAGGAAGAAGAGGCTGAAGGTGCAGGACCGAgggaggctggggggtggggggctgaggGCAGAGCATGGGCggggaggggacagagggaggCCAGGGGTGGGGAGCTGAGGGCAGAGCATGGGCggggaggggacagagggaggCCGGGGTAGGGGGCTGGCCGGGCAGAGGATAGGCGGAGAGGGGACAGAGGGgtgtgggggggggcggggctgAGGGCAGAagatggggggaggggacagaggggGGCCGGGGTAGGGGGCTGAGGGCAGAGGATGGGCGGGGAAGGGACCGAGGGAGACCGGGGGTGGGGGGCTGAGAGCAGAGGATGGGCggggaggggacagagggaggCCGGGGTGGGGGGCTGAGGGTAGAGGATGGGCGtggaggggacagagggaggcgggggtggggggctggcccggcagAGGATGGGCGGGACTCTGGAGACTTAGTTTTGGGGTGCAGAGAGTCGCCGACCTTCCCAGAGGAGCCCTCGCACGCGCTGCTGGACTGAGCTGTCGGGGGCATCCCCGTCCCGGGCCCGGCGCGCGCTGCGGGCGCCCCCTGGCGGCCGGGCGGAGAGGGCTTCGCAGAGGCCGAGGTCGCACGCGCGGGTCGGTGGCGCCCGGCTGCGCAGCCCTCCCGGCCGCAGGGGGGCTCCCTGAGAGCGGCCGTAGACCCTCCGGCAGTTGCTAGGCGGCCGTTTGGTGCGAGCAGGGTGAGGCGCTGATTGGCGGAGTCCGGACGAGGCGGGTGTCGAGTCTCGCCGCGATTGGGCCACAGGGGGCGGACCCCGCTGAACTGTCCGCGCCGATTGGACTCCGCCGCACCAGAAGTGCCGCCGCGGCGGACAGAGCGGACGGCACTCAAAAGCCGGGGCGCAGCTCATTGGCCGCGGCCGGCAGCGTGTCGCGCCGCGAGGGGATTGGCCCGGgacccggcggcggcggcggcgcgcgatCCGAGGGAGGTCGGGGCCGGCTGCatggggcggcggcggcgccgggtGGACCGGGCGGCCGCGGCCGGGGCCCTGCCCGCGGCCATCGCCGCGCTGAGTCGGACGCTGCCCGGCGGGCCCAGCCCCGAGACCTTCCGTCGCGCCAAGTTCGACCGTCCGGAGGCGGTGAGGCCCGCGGGCAGGCAGCCGGGCCCGGTGGGGCCCCGGCGGACGCGGGGAGGCAGCCGGCTCCGCTGACCGCCGCTTTTTGATCCGCAGGCCCCCGCGCTCTGGCGGCTGCTCTTCTGCGTGCTCTCGCCGGTGCCTGCCGACGGCGCCGCGGCCTCGCCCGCCCCGGGTAAGCCCCGCCCCGCCCACCCATGCAATCCTCGCCCCCTGTCGGCCCCGACCGCCCGGGTAAGACCCGCTCCCATAGATTCTGCTTTACGGCCAATTCCCACCCCTTGTAGGCTCTGGCCCCGCCCACCTCGTAAGCCCCGCCCTCAGCCGTGGTTTCCTCCTCCTGGTTAAGTTCCAACCCCCCGATTGTCCCTTCTAAGCTGGGCCTGTGCTTGGGGGTGGTGGGCTGGTCCCTTAGGGGTCTGGGTGGTGTCACTTCCAATGGGTGGCCCCCTGAGCTGGCCTTCTCCTACCCCCAGTGGCCCAAGCCCGCCTGGTGAAGTCGGAGCTGCGCTCCCAGGGCTACCCCAGGGGGTCGCTGGCTCGGCTCCCTGAGGACGGCTCCCAGGGCAGCCGCGAGCTGCTGCTGGCCCTGTCCTGGCTCCTGGCCCGTGGGCCCCTGCTCGAGCAGCTGCTGGCCCAGACCCGCGTGCGGCTGGGCGACGAGATGCCAGTGTGCGAGGTGGGTGTGAGCTGAGGGTGAGCCCGGCCCAGCCTTGGCTGGGCCCCTGGGTGCTGCCTGCTGGACTGGGAGGACAGGCCTGGGCAAGCCCTCAGGACAGCCCTGTGGGTTAGTATTGTCATCCTGGCTGGAGGCTGGGCCTCCGTTGGCCTCCTTGTCCTGGCCCTGCTCcggtctccctcccccctccctccttcaggGCAGGTGGGGTGTGTGCCCCCAGGGTCTAGCCCTGACTGTTGCTCTGGCACTCCTGGGGCCCATGGCTCTCACTCCTAGAcacctcctttctccttcccactCTGGAGTCTCTGCTGGGGTGTGGGAGCAGGACCTGACTTTTGCCCCCTCTCCAGTGtgaggccctggccagccctggcCCACCTGCACCCCATGTGGAAGCAGATGGCTGTGTGGACGTTCGCCACCTGCAGTGGCTGATGGGAAAGCTGCGGTTCCGGTGGCGAAACCTGATTGCCAGTCAGCAGGAGCAGTGCGCCCTCCTGGGCAAGGTAGTGCCGCCTGCGCATTGCCCACCCAGGGGCAGTTGTCCACCCAGGCTCCAGGCCATCGggctgcctctccctgccgcacGCTAGGCCCCTCTCTC contains the following coding sequences:
- the CRIP1 gene encoding cysteine-rich protein 1, translated to MPKCPKCAKEVYFAERVTSLGKDWHRPCLKCEKCGKTLTSGSHAEHEGKPYCNHPCYAAMFGPKGFGRGGAESHTFK